One Glycine max cultivar Williams 82 chromosome 6, Glycine_max_v4.0, whole genome shotgun sequence DNA segment encodes these proteins:
- the LOC102669093 gene encoding exocyst complex component EXO70B1 has translation MFGSKKTPLRDAKPSSSVTQVDSPQAIVSVAQEADSPPQIEDLGLLVTESQQRINDSDNNSIVTQFMGCIEALKKENENVILTIFKHAEEYLKASLVQTPDLQLHCDDNLVVDSLPSVIINDLRECVRLMVTAGLREECIDVYITWRREFLSEILSALIELKIGNTIKTEFFIKALCLADRILLPNERRLCECVFEGSIPLEDKYPALPGIHRFGFRKSLASYPALRDKLLMDLNIYSALHGIRKFGELLTLTYGVKEKAIVPGGRVHQITLDVLDYADKIDKDWRGSLNPMTDEQRKFPLITDLLDSSLEANSQNYHDPILGYVFIINNRSYIQRRAMQRGLRHILGNDWIKKNTTSIKENLQLYLRNPWNKILDILKLDINESEPNVAAQLMKNKLRSFNGHFDDICNIQSTWFVFTEELRRKIIESIEKILLPAYGNFIGRLQDFLGNQAYEHIEYGMFDVQDRLNNLFLVRE, from the coding sequence ATGTTTGGTTCAAAGAAAACTCCTCTGAGAGATGCTAAACCTAGTTCTAGTGTTACTCAAGTGGATTCCCCCCAGGCTATTGTATCTGTGGCACAAGAGGCTGATTCCCCTCCACAAATTGAGGATCTAGGATTGTTAGTCACTGAATCACAACAAAGAATTAATGATAGTGATAACAATAGTATTGTGACACAGTTCATGGGTTGCATAGAGGCCCTAAAGAAGGAGaatgaaaatgttattttaacaattttcaaGCATGCTGAGGAATACCTCAAAGCTAGTCTTGTCCAGACTCCAGATCTGCAATTGCATTGCGATGACAACTTGGTGGTGGATTCTCTGCCATCAGTTATTATCAATGACCTTCGTGAATGTGTAAGGCTGATGGTGACAGCAGGGTTAAGGGAGGAATGCATTGACGTGTACATTACTTGGCGGAGGGAGTTTCTGAGTGAGATACTATCAGCGTTGATAGAGCTCAAAATTGGCAACACGATTAAGACCGAGTTTTTTATAAAAGCTTTGTGCTTAGCTGATAGGATACTATTACCCAATGAAAGAAGACTCTGTGAATGCGTCTTTGAAGGGTCCATTCCCCTTGAGGATAAGTACCCTGCATTACCCGGAATACATAGGTTCGGGTTTCGGAAGAGTTTGGCCAGTTACCCTGCATTGCGGGACAAGTTGTTGATGGATTTGAACATTTACTCAGCATTACACGGAATACGTAAGTTCGGGGAATTGTTAACTCTTACTTACGGTGTTAAGGAGAAAGCCATTGTTCCCGGCGGCAGGGTTCATCAGATTACCCTTGATGTGTTGGACTACGCTGACAAAATAGATAAGGATTGGCGAGGTTCTTTGAACCCCATGACTGATGAACAAAGAAAGTTTCCACTGATAACAGACCTGTTAGACAGCAGTTTGGAAGCCAACTCCCAAAATTACCATGATCCTATTTTGGGTTACGTTTTCATCATCAACAATCGAAGCTACATACAACGAAGGGCAATGCAGCGTGGATTGAGACATATTCTTGGAAATGactggattaaaaaaaacacaactagtATCAAAGAAAACCTTCAACTCTATCTGAGAAACCCATGGAATAAGATCTTGGATATTTTGAAGCTGGATATCAATGAGTCAGAGCCTAATGTTGCGGCACAGTTAATGAAAAACAAGCTTCGTTCCTTCAACGGACACTTCGACGATATATGCAACATTCAGTCTACGTGGTTTGTCTTCACTGAGGAGCTAAggagaaaaataatagaatcCATAGAAAAGATCTTGTTGCCAGCATATGGAAACTTCATTGGGAGGTTGCAGGATTTTCTTGGTAACCAAGCTTATGAGCACATTGAGTATGGAATGTTTGACGTTCAAGATAGACTCAACAATTTGTTTCTTGTAAGAGAGTAG